The sequence below is a genomic window from Uranotaenia lowii strain MFRU-FL chromosome 2, ASM2978415v1, whole genome shotgun sequence.
tgaaacttggcatatgaccttctggtaagctaataaataattttgacttggagcgagtgagattaatcatgtttcattcttcctataatatgataagtgtactgcggtttgtaaaattattaaaaattccaaaaatttcagttattgtaAAGTAgcaataacttcttcaattttcaaccgattttgataaataaccacttgaaatctttgttttgaattgatatttaagcgcaaaagaaaatcagattttttaaatgctaccatcgagtctaagactttcgttgaaacaaaattttctctaaaaaatgcgttttttataattttttttctcatgaagtcactaatatcagcaatactgttggtcaaacgcaaaaacagtgttcagatgatcgatagaaaacttattcaccttcaatatgcaaaagagggatttcaaattactgttatgccgtccgagatattttaatctaagtacaagaacttttttaattggttcgaaatttcatatttggagcataactcaaaaacggctctactgagatttttttgaatttcattttcggattcagcgcccgatttcacattaaaaatgttggtcagttaatcaagttcacgattttttttaaattttgtaaactagtggaaccagtcaaaattcagcaaaaaaaatagttgtttggatctgatccatacgCTTTTTGTTGCTAtataactgttgcaaatttataaaaactttgttactgctATGCccggaaaaaaattcttcaacagcgttcaaaataaaaataacaaattttcatcaattaccttgaaaatattgataaaaaaaaatcattcaaacagTCTAACATTTGTTTAaatgctgactctgttgaaagttttgttagaaTTGATGTAAACATGTATTGAAATGCTGActttgttgaaacattttatgatTTGAATCAAACTAGGAAGTTTCTAATCAggtgtaaatatttttagtttcaaatttcaagtttgtgaAAGCCGACACCgctttgaatgattttgataaacttggcctgcaaattttaccaaattccagcttatcaatgaaaaaaatagtgattattgtgaagcattcttaaatttcttggagttctatctttttttcagtcattgtacacTTTTATAGTACGTCTTTAAATGTTGTGGATCGTTAGttcgatagctgaactgaaatgtgtaaagtttcatgaaaaaagctttgattcaaaaagttacatcgacaagttttagcaataaggctggaacaaatatcaatttcttcttttgcctcccccccccccccccttaaaaatttccaaaaacccgaagggggaaataaataaagtttcaagtatttaatgtaaatttcgaaaaaaaattcaagaatccaaaagattacaagacgaaaaaacaaattttggaagatggaagttatttcaccttttgtattcttgattttattgaatttttcgataaaaaattacttgttttttaggtttcgtgcaatgatattgtatgcaactttgttgcatacaaattttcgtgaaatttattctaatttatttgtttttcacattattttttattatcacacaccaccaccccccccccccccccccgcccttGGGATTTACCAACTCCGAGAGTGACAAaacaagaatttgaaatttgtttcggcctaatcaaatctcacataaaccttgcagtaaggtttattgagcttGGACTTTGAAGctgattaaacaaaatttgaatatttttacttataaatatttggtaaaaaaaacatttagatgtgtcaattaaaaaaaaagaaagccaaataatgatgaaaaatttaccggaaataccggttttttaccgtcccaaaagtcggtattccggtattgagaaaatggacggttttaccggtttacCGTATTTTCGTGACTTATTCTCGAGTTATGGTAAAATTGTAAGTGAGCCCACTCCTTCCTTCCTATTTCCCCTCTGAAAAAAGAAGGGGTAGCAAACattcaaagaaatatttctcgtagccAAATCCTCTCCCCTACCGAATTCGGTACcatttctattctattctattctattttttatttatttaaagaggattttaaccTTCGTGGTCATTCACCCTCTACtcggtaccatttgcttgaatggttctcaggttatgcaatttttttttttattaatagatTCCATCCCATTTCTAATAAGAAGTAGAGGCGTAATAAAAACTTTCTCCGGCCTCATAAACACTCACTTTTTCAGTTTCATGTGGAAGTTATAACCAGAATAAACATAATATTCTTTTGTGAATGGTTTTggaaaaaacacttcttttatacgaaaaaaatctactccaaaagtaaaaacttgtttttgaacaaattttgataaaattctcattttcgagttttgtcatatttagagTAATTGTTCATGATAAAGCTTGCCAGATCGTCCGGTATTTGCAGGACTTGCTCGGATATTTATAACAATATAAagggatatttaataaattaatgtGTACACTACCTGCCATAAGTTTTGAATCACCACCccataaaaatatacaaattttgttcGGCAATATGTCAGCCATCTTTGACATCTTTTTATCTCATCTGAAAGTTTGGGATCTAAACCTTGATATAATGTATTTGGCCAAAGCTACTTTTTAGTcataaaatgtaaacaaataagCATTTTATGACTTAAACGTAGCTTGGAGTTTTTAGTTGCACTTATTCTAtacttttaaaaacatatttgatgaattttgtgcattggccaaaagtttgaaatcagCCATcttaaatatgcaattttatttcgggcgtatctctgttatcaaacaacgtattgaTTATCTGTTAAGGTGATTTCATCTTAAgctcaaattttaattgagtttgtctgaaaaatatttgaccAAAATATCCACAAAGCAATTACAACTCATAAGCCTAAAGATAAGAGATTAATAGATATGCATTTTGTCAAAAGATGGTTGATATATGGCCAAACGAAATGAGCATATTTTTAGGGAGggatcccaaacttatggccggcagtgtattcTCATGAAATCCTGGATTTGCCTATATTTTCCCGTTATAAGCgttgaagattttgaaatcaTCAAACTGTACATACAGCTTCGAATACCAGAATTgctacattaaattttttttcaggttgttttaaaattatgagcGCTTGACGTCATGACTACAAAACGTTaaactttttggttttttaggatttattttctaaattgatcttttttgcttttataccaggcccaaaattgccaaaatttaaaaaaaaaaattaaaaaatcgttggTTTTTGATTGAGTGGATAAAGTTTTCATATgcttttcattcaaattcattAGAACTTTCTTAGGATTGTTGACCAAAAACGAGCTCAAGCCTACCTGCTCTGCTGATATGCATACTCTATTTATGAGTGTCATTACGAACTACTAagtcaaagcaatcgaaaggttCCCTACGGAACCACGGTActaattaaagggaatctttcgattgcctTGATTCAGgagaatttttcaaccaaataagctcacaacacataatagAATTACGAACTTGAAATGTCGTAAAATTAACTCGCAATGGAAGGACAGCATACAAAACCTCCATGTCGAGATCACAGAAATGGGTgtagaggattttttttgggtCCTTGGAAATGAAAACCACGACTGCGAAAAAGGCGTTGAAACTACCAGAAGATGACCAGCTAATTGTAGAATTCAATGAAAtcctaaaaataattgaatttaaaaaacaaaccctAGGCATGCTAGAACAtccctttttttctttaaagattttacatgatttttgaGGTATTCAaagcatttcaaaatttcaatactatAAAAatatacacagtaaatttttgcctcgatttccagcaaaaaaattgctggaaaggttcagcaatccaaaattttgctggaaaccagcaatcggttttctaattgctggatttttcagcattcggttgtgttcctttcttttttgctgaaaaattagcaattgattttcaaattgctggactttccagcaattgatctagtttgctggaaaatcagcaatagagttgtcaaattggagtctgtttgttttcgtgcgctgaagcaaggtgagacttattattaattaatttattttttttcctctatattctagcaagtaggcatcaagtcaagggtatgtatttattgtacaggtagatattccataaatgatacaaatcaaaactatttttacaggtggcggatgatcaacatgttcaacactttggcacaaagctgccaccctAGAGCCGGTgttaaaaagttgtaaaaaaaaggtttattttggaaataaataaatccctagttgaaaatgggagaaaataattgttttgattgcttattatatgcacagccaatattaaattttaattttgaattgaaataaaaatttgaaattaaatactgccggttgtgttgaaagaaatagcttgtttccagcaatctggattgctgattttccagcaatttgaattgctggaatccAGCATTtacttttgctgttttttccagcaatttaaattgctggaaattttgctggaaagtcaacgggacaaaaaccagcaaaattttactggtttccagcaaaaaaaaaaaatttgctgtataGATTGAGAATCGTtgttaaatgtcaaaaaagctTTTCCGTTCAATTAAAAACATTAGGATGCAGCCAAAATTGGCACCTAACCAGTTGAACTCGACAAACATTTGGCAGAGCTGACTCTCTATAATTGCTTACAAGTCAGTGAAAACAGACAAACAATCACATACCCATAAAACGAATCCCTCGATACTCCACTCGTGTTTTCGTTTTTGCTTCTTTCTTCTTCGCTCAAATTTTCAGtgcagatgtttttttttctattcctgtTCTATTTAGTTACCAATTCTTTTGAGCGGAAATGCTTCAAGTATTCGACTAGCTTTAAAACAATCTTCTTCCTTCAGATAACCGATATCAGGAAAAGGCAGTTAGTTTCCTTTTCACTCTAGAGGTCGTTGAAATAGTCTATTGCCCTCGTTCGTAGGATTTTAGTTGCACGTGGAAGAAAGCTACTCctataaaaacaacaacaaaataaaagtgtttCTGAAATCGAATGGATTGTTTTTAGTTGCATATTCGTTTTGCAAATATGTGCCTCAAAAGCTATATGATTAGAgtaacttatttaaaatttctgttattgtactctctggagccacttttttttttaattgggaaCGCCAATTTAACCAATTACTCTTTATTAAACTATGTTTTAAGTTCATAATAACATCTTTCCTGTTGGTAAAGttatagtaaaaatatttttttagactgCGAACCTCAGTTtggaatttatttattattgtgTGATTGAAGCTTTAGGAATCAATTCGACGTTGACGCTCTTTAAAAATCTCAAGCTACACCCAATCATGGATTTTTTACCACCACAAGTTCGGATTTCCCTTGGCTGAAGCGGCCATCATTGCAGGTTCTAGGGAAGTTGTATCTTTCTGTATCTAATATCGTGAGAGTTTCCGGTCGGTGAAAGTTTCATCCCATTGCATCGGGACCAGACCTACAACCCAACCCAGCTCAACCCAGCCCTGGCAGCGTTGGAAAGGATAATTCGATTTTATTGCTTTTTGATGTTGTTTTCGCTTTCACCATTCGGTTTACGATTATGAGAATTTTATGTTGTCGTAATTTGTTTgtgaataaattcaattttcttcgGACTTTACTCTCCGGGTGTAGTAAAACAAAGAGGAGGGTTCCCTCCAAGTTAAGTTAGTGGGTTGAAAATGGACGAAGACGCGATATAGTTTCGAATGGTTTCGTCCTTGCCCCAAAGATTTTTGTTACGGCAACTACGCCCGGTCTTCCGACCCCACCAATGGGCAGAAACTGACGACGTTATTGctccttttttgacagatttagaTGGAGAGGAAGAATAAAGAATTGTGAAGAAGATAAAGATTGAAAGTCATCATCCTAAATTGTGGGCAACTTTTATAAGCATTTGTGCtttattattacttttttgGGAAACACATATATGCGTTTGCATAACACCGTAAGTACTTCCGATGAATATTAACGGAAATTTAGTTGGACTAATACAAGATCCCACAAATAGATTTTTCCCGATATTCGAGCACTTAGGTGTCAACTTAGTTTGGAGGTTAGAACCTATTAGGCAGGAAACCATAAATTGTAAGTTGCAAGTACATAAGACATTTACCACCCACTAATAAAATTGTCATAGTTTTAGCTATACATTCACAAACAACCATCGTGTGTTTGATTGCTCAAAAAGGTTCCTGAAACTACCCCAACATTCTAAAAAATTTATGTCCAAGATGCCGTCTGGAAGTAAGATAGTTGAGAAGCTCCCTCAGGAAGATGACACGGTGTTGGGCACCCAGGCTGGAACCACCAGTAGCTGTCAAGCCTGTGAGGAAGCGGACACGGATAGGATGGTGATGTGCGATGCTTGTGACGCTTGGTACCATTACCATTGCGTCGGCGTAGGAGATAGTGTTAGCGACAAGAGTTTCGTTTGCCCCAAATGCAAACTTGTTGCCGTACCCACGCTTACGGAGAAGACTCGAAAGGAACAACCACCTCTTTCGGTAAGCAGTTCGACTAGTTCGAGAATAGGTTCCTCGGTATCTACCGCACGATCCCGTCTGCGATTGAATATGAAGAAGCTTGAGGCCGAACGAGTTTTGCTGCAGAAGCAACTCGACTTGGAACGTCGAGCAAAACAATCGGAAAACGAGATGGAATTCGAACGACGACAACTGGAATTGGACCAGGCCTTTCACCGGGAGAAATTTAAACGTCTTGAAGAGGAAGAAAATGCTGAGAACGATGCTAAGAGCCAAAAGTCGATCCTGAGCAGTATCCGGAAGGTTCAACAGTGGCATATTCGAACCGAAGCTACGACGCAGAAGAAACTGAGTGAGCTGAAAATAGTATCGAATCCGATAGAATTAGATAATATACCAAAAACGCAAGGTAGGCCACAACAAGTCAAATTGTTAGCGACGAGGGACGAACGACGCCAACAGGGCGCAGTTGGTGAAAGCGTAGAGATAGGCTCCCGTAAATTAGGTGCGATTCCGAAAGCTTCTAGACAGGTAGTAAATATTGTAGAGGAAAAGCTAGGATATCAAGCGGTACCGATACATCGACATCGAGATTATTCTCTTGATATTTCTCCTATCAGGACAAGTAACGTTATAGACCCGAAACCCTTTCACGCGGTCGATAAACATACTCCGCCTTTTCCCCACGACATGCGCGAAAGTACTCAACTTCCAACGAATCGTTTATCTCGCGATCAAATCTATTGCGAATCGAAAGTGTTGGGAGACCTGGTACGTAATCCTCCGAGGTGGTATGATGAACCAGCTTTTGGTGCGACGAAAGCACGTGAAGACGAAGAACGTTTAGCGAATGCCACGAAACCGATGATGATTCAACGTGGCGGTTCGTGTGGAGACGAAGCCAGTGTGATATGTGGAGACGGAGAAGGTGATTTTCAATACCAACGTACAGGAAGCAGACATCGTGGAGTAAGGGATTATAATCCTACACACCAGCAGCTATCAGCTCGGCAACTGGGATCGAAGGAATTACCTGAGTTCGATGGTACACCGGAAGATTGGCCTTTATTTATTTGTACGTTTCAAAATACCTCGGCCGCATGTGGTTACTctgatgatgaaaatttgctaaggttacaaaaatgtttgaaaggACCAGCGAGACAAATGGTTCAGAGCCAACTAATGATGCCGTCTGCAGTACCTAGCATCATTGAAACTCTGCGTACCCTTTACGGAAGACCGGAAGTACTAGTACACTCATTGCtgcaaaaaatacgacaaatTCCTGCACCCAAATCTGATCGGTTATCCGACCTAATTACCTTTGGAATGGCGGTCAAAAATTTGTGTACTCATCTGGAAGCCGCTCAACAAACTGCTCATCTTAATAACCCCACACTTCTGTTCGAGCTTATGGAAAAGCTTCCGACGAACTTGCAGCTAGATTGGGCTCTGTACACAATGCGTTTCGAATTCTACGATTTAAGCACGTTTTCTTCATTTATGTCACAACTCGTCACAGCAGCTTCGAGAGTCACTTTGAGGATCCAAATGCCAGGTGCTAATTCGATTCAACGGGGCAGTAAGGCAGAAAAGCTTAACACTAGACATTTTCTCGGCGTGCATACGGAACTGGATTCGTTCCCGGAGGACGCAGAATCAGGTTTTGGAGAACGGAACCATATTTCTACTGGGAATAGGCCTTTTGTGAAAAGCGAGTCCCAAGCTGGGCCATCATGCTTCATATGTAAAAATCCAGATCACCGCGTACGGGATTGTTCGGAGTTCAAGAGACTGACTGTTGAAAATCGCTGGACGAAAATTCGGGAACTGGGAGTTTGCAAAGTTTGTCTGGGCTACCATGGACGAAGACCTTGCAAGTCTTCAAGAACGTGCGAAGTTAATGGTTGTCAGGAAAAACATCATTCTATGTTACATATCGCGAACGTGAATTCCGAGAACACACCAACAACATCAACAGCAGTAATAAATCTCCACCAATCGGAACAATCTACGCTCTTCAGGATGCTGCCGGTCACGTTATATGGAAACGGTAGATCAGTCGAAGTTTTGGCGTTCATCGATGATGGTTCTTCCATGACGCTACTGGATGAGGATATTGCATCGCAATTGGAGATCCGAGGAGAGCCGGCCCCATTGTGTCTTCAGTGgaccggcaacgttacacgcaGCGAAGCGAAATCTCAACGAGTTAGCCTGGAGATAAGAGGTACACGGAAGTCACAGAAGTTCCCGATCGAAGTGCGGACAGTGTGTGGTCTAGAGTTGCCTAACCAGTCGATGTGTTACGCAAAGTTGCTTGAAAAGTATCATCATCTCCAAGGATTACCTATCCAGGATTACCAGAATGTTAAGCCTCGGGTGTTGATCGGAAACGATAATTCTCACATTGGAGCGACGTTGAGAATACGAGAAGGAGAACCAGGCGAGCCTATTGCTGCAAAATGTCGATTGGGTTGGTCAGTTTACGGAGCCATCGGGGAAGGTACCAGGAGAGCAGGCAGTTTCCATATTAGCGAATGCAAGTGCGATGGAGAACTTCATAACATGGTGGAGAACTTTTTTTCGATGGAAATTAGTGGAATATGGAACAGCCCCGAACCACagtctaaaaaaaatctacgagCGAACAAAATTATGGAGCAAACTACGAAACGTCGAGGTCAGAGGTTTGAAACCGGTCTTCTCTGGAAATATGACGACTTTGAATTTCCCGAAAGTCGAAAAATGGCCGAACGTCGACATCGATGCTTGGAGCGTCGAATGAGGAGCAACCCAGTCATCGGAGATAGTGTGAGGAAGCAGATGATGGACTATCTCAGGAAGGGATACATCCATAAGGCCACCCCGGAAGAATTGGCTGCGGCCGATGCCAAACGAACGTGGTATTTACCGCTAGGAGTAGCCCTAAACCCCAAGAAGCCTTCAAAGATTCGCATATTTTGTGACGCAGCGGCAAAGGTGCAAGGAGTTTCGCTGAATACGATGCTGTTAAAAGGTCCCGATTTGTTGAACTCATTACCAGGTGTACTATTCGGTTTTCGAGAGCGGTCGATTGGAATCTGCGCGGACATTCGCGAGATGTTCCACCAGGTGATGATTCGGGAAGAGGATCGTAATTCGCAGCGCCTCTTGTGGCGGAACAATACAGACGAACCTATTGAAACATACTTCATGGATGTGGCGACGTTCGGATCCTCGTGTTCTCCGAGCTCAGCGCAGTTCGTCAAGAACCGGAACGCAATGGAATTCGCTGAGGAGTTTCCTGATGCAGCTGAAGCCATCATCAAACACCATTATGTGGACGATTGGTTGGACAGCGTAGACACCGTACAAGAGGCATGCAAGCTGGCGGCCGACGTTGAATATGTCCAGTCTCAAGGGGGCTTCAAGATACATAATTGGCTTTCCAATTCTCCACAGTTTCTTGAACAAATAGGAGAACGAGATTTGGCGGacactaaaaatttaaatttggacaGAAGTACGGAACGTGTTTTGGGCATGTTGTGGCGTCGGTCGGATGATGTATTCATCTTTTCTCTGAACAATAACTTAAGCGTCGTGCACCCCACTAAAAGAGAGGTTTTGAGAGCTGTTATGTCGGTTTTTGATCCACTCGGGCTACTTGCGTTCTTCATCGTTCACGGCAAGATTATTATCCAAGATATTTGGAAGACCAAAACGAACTGGGATGAGAAAATTACGGAAGAGCTGAGAGATCGTTGGATACAGTGGACGGAACAGTTTGAGAAATTGTCGGAGGCAAAGATACCACGCTGTTACTTTCCGAATTACCCGAAAGACAGTGTCAAAGATATACAGCTTCATATTTTCTGCGATGCGAGTGAACAAGCTTATGCCAGTGTAGCTTTTCTGCGAGCTCAAATCGAAGGTTCCATACACTGCGCTCTCGTTAGCGGAAAATCGAAGGTTGCGCCATTGAAAACCGTGTCTATACCACGACTGGAGCTTCAAGCAGCGGTACTGGGAGTTCGGTtgcaaaaattgatcaaagagTTTCACAGACTGTCAATCAGCAGAACCGTATACTGGAGCGACTCGCAAACTGTGCT
It includes:
- the LOC129741562 gene encoding uncharacterized protein LOC129741562, which produces MPSGSKIVEKLPQEDDTVLGTQAGTTSSCQACEEADTDRMVMCDACDAWYHYHCVGVGDSVSDKSFVCPKCKLVAVPTLTEKTRKEQPPLSVSSSTSSRIGSSVSTARSRLRLNMKKLEAERVLLQKQLDLERRAKQSENEMEFERRQLELDQAFHREKFKRLEEEENAENDAKSQKSILSSIRKVQQWHIRTEATTQKKLSELKIVSNPIELDNIPKTQGRPQQVKLLATRDERRQQGAVGESVEIGSRKLGAIPKASRQVVNIVEEKLGYQAVPIHRHRDYSLDISPIRTSNVIDPKPFHAVDKHTPPFPHDMRESTQLPTNRLSRDQIYCESKVLGDLVRNPPRWYDEPAFGATKAREDEERLANATKPMMIQRGGSCGDEASVICGDGEGDFQYQRTGSRHRGVRDYNPTHQQLSARQLGSKELPEFDGTPEDWPLFICTFQNTSAACGYSDDENLLRLQKCLKGPARQMVQSQLMMPSAVPSIIETLRTLYGRPEVLVHSLLQKIRQIPAPKSDRLSDLITFGMAVKNLCTHLEAAQQTAHLNNPTLLFELMEKLPTNLQLDWALYTMRFEFYDLSTFSSFMSQLVTAASRVTLRIQMPGANSIQRGSKAEKLNTRHFLGVHTELDSFPEDAESGFGERNHISTGNRPFVKSESQAGPSCFICKNPDHRVRDCSEFKRLTVENRWTKIRELGVCKVCLGYHGRRPCKSSRTCEVNGCQEKHHSMLHIANVNSENTPTTSTAVINLHQSEQSTLFRMLPVTLYGNGRSVEVLAFIDDGSSMTLLDEDIASQLEIRGEPAPLCLQWTGNVTRSEAKSQRVSLEIRGTRKSQKFPIEVRTVCGLELPNQSMCYAKLLEKYHHLQGLPIQDYQNVKPRVLIGNDNSHIGATLRIREGEPGEPIAAKCRLGWSVYGAIGEGTRRAGSFHISECKCDGELHNMVENFFSMEISGIWNSPEPQSKKNLRANKIMEQTTKRRGQRFETGLLWKYDDFEFPESRKMAERRHRCLERRMRSNPVIGDSVRKQMMDYLRKGYIHKATPEELAAADAKRTWYLPLGVALNPKKPSKIRIFCDAAAKVQGVSLNTMLLKGPDLLNSLPGVLFGFRERSIGICADIREMFHQVMIREEDRNSQRLLWRNNTDEPIETYFMDVATFGSSCSPSSAQFVKNRNAMEFAEEFPDAAEAIIKHHYVDDWLDSVDTVQEACKLAADVEYVQSQGGFKIHNWLSNSPQFLEQIGERDLADTKNLNLDRSTERVLGMLWRRSDDVFIFSLNNNLSVVHPTKREVLRAVMSVFDPLGLLAFFIVHGKIIIQDIWKTKTNWDEKITEELRDRWIQWTEQFEKLSEAKIPRCYFPNYPKDSVKDIQLHIFCDASEQAYASVAFLRAQIEGSIHCALVSGKSKVAPLKTVSIPRLELQAAVLGVRLQKLIKEFHRLSISRTVYWSDSQTVLSWIKSDHRRYRQYVACRIGEILTESSVDDWRWIPSKENVADDATKWGQGPNFSNESRWFRGPQFLYHPEGEWPTDCKISIETTEELAECLHHFSARSFFQLIRWERFSSWQTLWRSVATILKFFDMLRAKAKKVSYVMGPVTSEELTRAEDIIFKLVQKEVYFQELSALLEKSQSGSKTRTQSTLNRNSKLFRLSPFLDERGIIRLESRIIAASYVSFDTKFPIILPKEHVVTRLMLEALHKRYLHANGETVVNECRQRFHIPNLRSLVRKVSRSCPQCKIKKAKPTTPRMAALPEARLQAFVRPFTHIGLDYFGPLNVRVGRSVVKRWVALFTCLTIRAVHLEIVHSLTTESCKMAIRRFIVCHGSPLEIYSDNGTNFVGASNELKNAVDSKQLAECFTNAYTKWIFNPPAAPHMGGAWERLVRSVKVAMAAMQTLRNPDDETLATIVREAQGVVNSRPLTFIPIESESQEALTPNHFILLSSNGVTQNPKPLADDSMAHRNNWNQLNTMVDQFWRRWVREYLPTIARRTKWFIDVAPIEQGDLVIVISEAERNCWLRGRVLEVIEAKDGRRRQAIIQTTHGVLKRPVAKLARLDMECGKPRSSSASTDLSYGRGDVTATTPGLPTPPMGRN